The genomic region AAGTGCGTAAATACAGCTTTAGCTCGTAATTCCCCTGTGGAGTAGGAAAATTCGTAGATCGTAAAATTGTATTTGCAGATCTAAGTGTGAGCACTAATGGGGAGACGAATTCAAGCAGTACATCACCCTTAGGTCCCACCAGTTCAATCTTCTGCTCGTAGTCCTTCCCCTCGTCCTCTGGGATAGTCCGCCACGCAGAAATAATTGCCCATTCCTGAGGAACTACATCAGTATCCAGGATTTCAGTGCCCTCAAATATTCCAACATCAATGTAGCTCCAGAGAGCTACGGCTGTCAGGGTGTTATCGTCACCGTCTCGTATCGCCTTACGACAGGCGGCAAATAGCAAAAGCCGGGGCATCTCTACCAACCTTTGAACCGTGGATTTCTAATCGATCGCTGAGAATTGCTCCCGCTCCGAAACTTGACCGCATGGCGGATAACGCTGAAGGCTCAGGCTTCAATTCAATAAAGATGACGAAGCCCGGAGGCGTCACGACGGCTTCAGAAGACAGGTATTGCAATGCAATGGCTCGTTCCTCCTCGCGAGTAAGCGTGATGCAAGCTTGCTTAAGCTGCGTACGCGCGCTCCATCCCCGTGGCGGACCATCCCATTCGGCAAACCATGGCGCCCCACGCATGATCCACGCGTGGCGAAGCTCATCATGCGTCTGCTCGTAATCATCAAACCCAAATTGGGTCCCACAGCAGAAACAAATGGCCTCATTCACAGGAGGTTCTAACATTCCGTGATAATAACACACCGGGCATTCAAATTTGTGGTCTACAGCGATCATGGTAATATTTAAGGTTCGGCACTCGATTAAAGCGTGGATTTGGCTTCATATAGGTCCGAATGAAGCCATTTCTCCCCAGGATCGCGAACTCCTCTGTCATCGTATCGAATCGAACTCGATCTCCATCGACCGAGCACTCATGAATTCTTCCGTAGGCTAGACAAGAACAGCTCGGACAGGCCCGACAAACCGATGCAGGGGGAGGTAACTGACGCTCGATAAAGGCTGCGGCTTTTGCTTCATATTCAGTCGCGGTTGTAACGCCAAATTCTTGTTTGTGTTTTGTAAAGTGTGCTTGAAGGAGTCCAGGGTCAAAGTTAACCAATGATATCGCTCGCTTGGCTTGCAGTGAGCTACATCATACTGGATTTTCGGTTTCCTGTCTAGCCCCCATTAGAGTATACGTAAATTTTCCTCTATTCAATCCAATCGCTCCCGTCCCTCCCTACATAACAGTAGACCCTACGCATCCCGTTCCCCTTCACAAGAGCGATCTCCCTCAAACCCTAACCTTGATCTGTCTGCGCGGGAACTCCCCGTCCCTCGGCGCCGCCACGCTCGAATTGCTCAAGGGAATCCTGCCCGTCTCGTTGCAATGCAGCTCCGCCTTAATTCAGCAACGCCTCAGCGAAGCTACCGCCGCTCTGCGCGGGAACAGTCGCGGTATCGGTTCCGGTGGCCGTGTCCGTAACGGCGATGATGGGGCTTGCGGCGAAGTCCATCGTATCGGTCCCGACGCCCGCATCGGCGACGGGGATACTCGCGCTGGCGGACGAGATCGAGATCGCGACGCCGATCGACTGCCCGTAGGCGTTGTCGGTCACCGCGCCGGAGGCGTTTACCTCCGTCGTCTCAAACCCGATCCCCATCTCATGCGCTTCAGCGAGGAAGCCACCGACAACCTGAGTATCTGTGCTCACGGCGCTATCCGCGACGTTGATCCCCTGTGACGGGCCTATCGGAGACTCAGATCCAACGCCGGCGTCAGTCACTCCAATCGTGGCCGCCATACCCTGGGTATCCGAACTAACCGCGCTGTCCGAGACCGTGACGATGCGCCCCGTGCCGGCCGCGCTGTCCGCGCCGACGGCGCTGTCGGTCATCGACTTGATGACGCCAGTATCGGGCGTGGTGTCGAAGGAGCAGTAGAGAGGCGCGGCGCCAGGAACGCTCTGGTAATAGGCGGTGAAATAGTTCGCCAGACCAATTGAGGGCGTCGTGCCCGGCGGAACCGTGATTGTGAACGTCCCTGCGGAATACGACACGTTCCAGCCACTGGCGACGAACGAATCCGCGATGCTGGAGGAGCCAAGAAAGATCTGCCAGGATCCGGCGAGCGGCGCGGCGGATGAACTGCCGGCGCTCGCGACCGTTCCCGTTGTGCCGGCGGCAATCGAGACGCGGCCGATCAAGACCGCTACGGAATCGGAGGCGGTGGCGGCGTCGGAGAAGCCGGCGAGAAGTCCGGCGCGCCCCTGATCGTCGCCGACCGCGCTGTCCGAGACATTGATCGTCGAGACCATGAGTGTCGGGATTGCGGTGATATAGCGAAGGGCAGGATGAGGAAGGAATATCGAGTAGGGCGCCGCAGCAATCGCCGAGATTTCGCCCTGGGAGAGTGGGCGATTTGCGTAGTACAGATATTCCGTCTGACTATTCGTCCCAAGGTCTGATGCAGGGAAATTATAGCGTCCGCCGATTTGGAATGTGGAGGCGGGAGCAACCGCAACAGGCGGCGTTGTCGTTGAAGCGATCAATACACCGTTGCGATAAAAAAAACTTCCCGCCGGGGACCATGTGAATGCATAGTCCTGCCAAAGATTGGGTGTGATCAGAGCGTTGCTGGCGGCAATATGTACTCGGTCGTCACCGCCAGCGCTGCTATTCCATCCGACATCAATAATGCTGGATGCGCCGAATTTATGAGCGGTTAACTCGTTATTGGAGGTGCTCCACGACCAAAATGTATGAGTATTCCCGTCGTTATAAACGAAGTTCGGATAGACACTCCAGAGAATCGTCCCCGCCGCCGTGGGCAAGTTCGAAAGGTTCGTGTCAACCCATGCCGATCCGTTATTGGTCGGACAGGACCCCTTCGCACTGGGCTTCCATAGCATGTTGTGCATGGTCGCCACTTTGCCGGACACAGCGTCAGAGGGAACGCCGCTCGCCTCCGTAAACCCCCATGCCCCAACAATCCCATAGTCTTTGACCTTGACTGGATCAAGCTCGGGGTTTGGGTAGGCAGGTTTCTGTGCCCCTAAACGACTAATGATTTCAAGGGCCATAGTTTAGCAACCGCCGTAGTTGAAGTTTGACAACCGCCGTTAGGAAGCATTCTGAAATACTGATCTAGCGCTAAACCGTCGTTTGGTTGGTGTAAGTGTCCAATGTCGCTGAGACAGCCGTCAGACCGTTTGCCGTGTCCAGATTGGTTAGTGTAATTTGATAAACACCAGGCGAAAGCGTCAATCCATCAGCAAACGTTGTACTGACGACTCCTGCTGTCAAGACTTGCATGGACGGCCTCTTCACCGTCGCAGTAATGGGGGCCGATCCGTACTGACGCCGGACATCGATCTGGATGCCTCCTGCTGATTGCGCAGCGCTGGCTGTTGTGAACTGTACGCACAGGTCGCCGCCGTAGTCCCCGGAGAGATTGACGTTAAAGGAAACAGAAGCTGAGTTCGCCAGCGCCTGAGGGGCAAGCGCGTTGCCGGAAGCGCCTGCTGTCCTCGTTAGTGTTGTTGTGCTCATACTTAACCTTGTTTAATTTCTTTTGAATATCTGTGAGGCGGCAACCTTTTGCCGAGATCATTGTCTGTTATAATAACAACGAAAAGGAACTCGAATTTTGCAAACATTGAGCAGAGGGATTGAGGAGCAGGTAAATCCTGAAAAGCGTGAGATATCTCGCGTCAGCTGGTCCGTCCTGGCCATCATGAGGTTTTATTTAGCGGTCATGGTCGTGTTCTACCATGTTCCGTTTTTTTGCGCATCAACGGATATCGCGGTAAAAATCAGCAAATTTTTACCAGGGTACGCTGCCGTTCTGGTATTCATGTTGATTTCAGGTTACTCGATCGCTCATTCAGCCGCTACGCAACCCAAAGGCTTTTACCTGAGGAGAATTGAGCGTGTTTTCCCTGTGTACCTTGCGTCGATTGTATTGGCCTGCCTTGGATGGGCGATTTATGGACCGGCGCCAGTTTCAGCGGTTGGCCTCTTTGAAGCGCCTGCTTCAGTATGGACCGTGGTCGCAAACTTTTTCATGCTTCAAGGCACTCTCACTGATCACCTGCAAACAAATCAGGTCACATGGAGTCTCAGTATAGAATGCCTATTTTACTTGTTTGCGCCGCTGTTCACTCGGACATCGACACGAAACCTGCTCATTCTCTGGGCAGTGTCGGCGTTGTTATATCTGATTCCCGCCGCGTTTCATTTGCCTGAACCAAACAGTTCGAAGTATGGGCTTGGAGCGATCATGCTTCTCTGGTCGTGGCTGATCGGGTTTTTGATCTATCGCCACCAATCCGAATCCTGGGTATGGATATTGGCGTTAGTATCCGGCGGCTTTCTAATCTCGCACTATGACCTTGGAGTATGTGTGTATTCAGGATATATGTATACGCTCGCAGTCGTAGTGATCATGATGGTGAAAACGTTGCCAGCTTGGTTAAATAAGATCTCGGGCTACCTGGGAGACCTCAGTTACCCGCTCTACTTGGTCCATTTCCCGACCATGCTTCTGCTTGCTTGCTCTGGCAGAACGGCACCGTCTTGGTTGCTCGTGCTGGGAGCCGTCATTATGACTTTATTGGTGTATCACGTGATCGACAAGCCATACCGCTCAAAGCTGAAGAAGGCGCGTATGGTGTCAGAGTTAAGCTGAATCTGACGCTGTCGATCACGCTCCAGATTATGTAATCGACAGCGTCACCCGCGCGATCCATGTCGTGCCCGCTGCCTTGGTCCCAAGGGATCCCACCGCACGGTTCAGCACAAAGCCGCTGACGCCGTGCTTGACGCACATCTCATTCCACGCATAGTTGCCCTGCGCGCTCCCAAATGTCGCCTGCACGATCAGCGAATTGGTTGTGCCGCCACTTGCGCCGACGGTGATTCCGCCGCTGGCGTCGCTGGTGACGTAGGTCTTGTTAGAGCTCGCCAGAAGGTCCGTCTGTGCGTTCGAGGCGGCGGTGGCGCTGTCCCCTACCCCAATTTGCGTGTTGGCCTGGGTAAATGTGTTGGCGCTCTGACCGACGGCAATGCGAAACAGTTCGTTCAGACCAGTCAGCAAGAACACATTATCCATTGAAACGGTTTCGACCGGCTCCGCCTCGCGGGCTTCCCAGGCGGCGGCGTGGGCGTCATTGTCAAATTTGAAGACTTCAAAACGGCCGCTCCACCGAGCGCTTTCAGCAATGCCGGAGGCGCACGAATTAATTGCCGCAAGGGCGGTGAGGTTTTCCATAGGGGTTCTCCGAGGGAGGACGAGGCCGCGAAAGGCCGGTGACGAGTTGTGAAAATTCAGGCTTTGAAAGCTTACGCTTTGAAGTAGAGAGTGCCGGCGAAACCGGCGGCGGGCGATGTGGATCCCG from Capsulimonas corticalis harbors:
- a CDS encoding acyltransferase family protein, coding for MQTLSRGIEEQVNPEKREISRVSWSVLAIMRFYLAVMVVFYHVPFFCASTDIAVKISKFLPGYAAVLVFMLISGYSIAHSAATQPKGFYLRRIERVFPVYLASIVLACLGWAIYGPAPVSAVGLFEAPASVWTVVANFFMLQGTLTDHLQTNQVTWSLSIECLFYLFAPLFTRTSTRNLLILWAVSALLYLIPAAFHLPEPNSSKYGLGAIMLLWSWLIGFLIYRHQSESWVWILALVSGGFLISHYDLGVCVYSGYMYTLAVVVIMMVKTLPAWLNKISGYLGDLSYPLYLVHFPTMLLLACSGRTAPSWLLVLGAVIMTLLVYHVIDKPYRSKLKKARMVSELS
- a CDS encoding LamG-like jellyroll fold domain-containing protein; protein product: MALEIISRLGAQKPAYPNPELDPVKVKDYGIVGAWGFTEASGVPSDAVSGKVATMHNMLWKPSAKGSCPTNNGSAWVDTNLSNLPTAAGTILWSVYPNFVYNDGNTHTFWSWSTSNNELTAHKFGASSIIDVGWNSSAGGDDRVHIAASNALITPNLWQDYAFTWSPAGSFFYRNGVLIASTTTPPVAVAPASTFQIGGRYNFPASDLGTNSQTEYLYYANRPLSQGEISAIAAAPYSIFLPHPALRYITAIPTLMVSTINVSDSAVGDDQGRAGLLAGFSDAATASDSVAVLIGRVSIAAGTTGTVASAGSSSAAPLAGSWQIFLGSSSIADSFVASGWNVSYSAGTFTITVPPGTTPSIGLANYFTAYYQSVPGAAPLYCSFDTTPDTGVIKSMTDSAVGADSAAGTGRIVTVSDSAVSSDTQGMAATIGVTDAGVGSESPIGPSQGINVADSAVSTDTQVVGGFLAEAHEMGIGFETTEVNASGAVTDNAYGQSIGVAISISSASASIPVADAGVGTDTMDFAASPIIAVTDTATGTDTATVPAQSGGSFAEALLN